A stretch of the Tardiphaga sp. 709 genome encodes the following:
- a CDS encoding hemolysin family protein — translation MLSLELGIVAVLIVVNGLLAMSELAIVSSRPARLAALVEKGVTGSRRALTLASDPGKFLSTVQIGITLIGVLSGAFSGATLGQRLTVLLLDLGVSKGLADTLGVGIVVSIITYASLIIGELVPKQIALRDPEAVAVHVAPAMVLLAKISLPLVWLLDRSGKAILFLLGQRGEAEEKVSEDEIRTLVTEAETAGVLEPGEKEMIAGVMRLGDLPVGAVMTPRHEVAMIDLADPIETIQAELAGSSHSRFAVFDGDGDSAIGIVQAKDLLDVYLSGKTPDIRALVREAPVIPDTVDARDVVAILRDSPFHIGLVHDEYGVFQGVVTSADILESIVGAFHTEEGPAEVAFHKREDGSYLISGWMPAVEFAALLGIELPAQSRPYQTFAGFLLQEFGKIPEVGDEIVSHAWRFEVMDLDGRRIDKVLASRVKEEALG, via the coding sequence GTGTTATCTCTCGAACTCGGGATCGTTGCGGTCCTGATCGTCGTCAACGGCCTGCTCGCAATGTCGGAGCTGGCGATCGTATCCTCCCGTCCTGCCCGCCTCGCCGCTTTGGTTGAAAAAGGCGTGACAGGTTCACGCCGCGCACTGACGCTGGCCTCCGATCCGGGCAAGTTCCTCTCCACCGTACAAATCGGTATCACGCTGATCGGTGTCCTGTCGGGCGCCTTCTCCGGTGCGACGCTGGGCCAGCGTCTCACGGTACTGTTGCTTGACCTTGGCGTGTCAAAAGGCCTCGCCGATACGCTCGGCGTCGGCATCGTCGTATCGATCATTACTTACGCCTCGCTGATCATCGGCGAACTCGTGCCGAAGCAGATCGCGTTGCGCGATCCCGAGGCCGTGGCGGTGCACGTTGCGCCCGCCATGGTGCTGCTCGCAAAAATCTCGCTGCCGCTGGTGTGGCTGCTTGACCGCTCCGGCAAGGCGATCCTGTTCCTACTTGGGCAGCGCGGAGAAGCCGAGGAGAAGGTCAGCGAAGACGAAATCCGCACGCTCGTGACCGAAGCGGAAACCGCCGGCGTGCTTGAGCCCGGCGAAAAGGAAATGATCGCAGGCGTGATGCGCCTCGGCGACCTGCCCGTCGGTGCCGTCATGACGCCGCGCCATGAAGTGGCGATGATCGATCTTGCCGATCCCATCGAGACCATCCAGGCCGAACTCGCCGGCAGCTCGCATTCGCGCTTTGCGGTGTTCGATGGCGATGGCGATTCCGCCATCGGCATCGTGCAGGCCAAGGATCTGCTCGATGTGTATTTGAGCGGCAAGACGCCGGACATCCGCGCGCTGGTGCGCGAGGCGCCGGTCATCCCCGACACCGTCGATGCGCGCGACGTAGTGGCGATCCTGCGTGACTCGCCATTCCATATCGGCCTCGTACATGACGAATACGGCGTGTTCCAGGGCGTGGTGACATCGGCGGATATTCTGGAGTCGATAGTCGGCGCCTTCCACACCGAGGAAGGCCCGGCCGAGGTCGCCTTCCACAAACGCGAGGACGGCTCCTACCTCATCTCGGGCTGGATGCCCGCGGTGGAGTTCGCTGCCCTGCTCGGCATCGAATTGCCCGCGCAGTCGCGCCCCTATCAGACCTTCGCCGGCTTCCTGCTGCAGGAATTCGGCAAGATTCCCGAGGTCGGCGACGAGATCGTCTCGCATGCCTGGCGGTTCGAGGTCATGGACCTCGACGGCCGTCGCATCGACAAGGTGCTGGCGAGCCGCGTCAAGGAAGAAGCGCTGGGGTAA
- a CDS encoding MmgE/PrpD family protein, translating to MPQRRTPSRRRVLQSASALAALTLSPPIIRNAAAADAKAAAAGADVTGRLARYMVSARDKALPDVVMTECKHRILDTFGAMVSGARMHPGEMALKYVRGLGGEQQASVIGSSFRTTAVNAALANAMCAHADETDDFEPVTKAHPGSAVVPSALAMAEKEGGRSGIEFIRAVTLGYDLTCRLLMALGPDLVRGSHRSAEGTSSTFGSLGAAASLARLDEKGMRYAISYSSQQVAGLWSWVKDEDHVEKAFDFAGMGARNGLTAVTMVQAGLTGVHDVLDGTHNLFIALSTDPKPEEMLAGLGSRFYVTETAIKTFSVGYPIQSPLDAILTLRKQNGLTPGNVKSILVKIPTDATGIVGTSAMPDVNCPHLVAVALVKGAVSFVDSHDQALMKDSKILEQRAKVTVVGDKALMDPAAPRGAIVEVEMMDGKKVEHFTKFPPGTKENPLSTDAVSAKTRDLIAPVLGAEKAKKLIDQINNLEKVKDIRSLRPLFTA from the coding sequence ATGCCCCAGCGCCGTACGCCGTCACGCCGTCGCGTTCTTCAGTCCGCCAGTGCTCTCGCCGCATTGACGCTTTCGCCGCCCATCATTCGCAACGCTGCAGCGGCAGATGCGAAGGCTGCCGCGGCAGGTGCGGATGTCACCGGGCGTCTTGCGCGCTACATGGTCTCGGCGCGCGACAAGGCGCTTCCTGATGTGGTGATGACGGAATGCAAACACCGCATCCTCGATACCTTCGGCGCGATGGTCTCCGGCGCGCGGATGCATCCGGGCGAGATGGCCCTGAAATATGTTCGCGGGCTCGGCGGCGAACAGCAGGCGTCGGTGATCGGATCCAGTTTCCGCACTACCGCCGTCAACGCCGCGCTGGCCAATGCCATGTGCGCGCATGCGGACGAGACCGATGATTTCGAGCCGGTCACCAAGGCGCATCCGGGAAGCGCTGTCGTGCCGTCCGCGCTGGCGATGGCGGAAAAGGAAGGTGGCCGGTCGGGCATCGAATTCATTCGGGCCGTGACGCTCGGATATGATCTCACTTGCCGGCTGCTGATGGCGCTTGGACCGGATCTCGTCCGTGGTTCGCATCGCAGTGCGGAGGGGACCAGCTCCACCTTCGGTTCTCTTGGTGCAGCGGCGTCGCTGGCCCGGCTGGACGAGAAGGGTATGCGCTATGCGATCTCCTATTCCTCGCAGCAGGTGGCTGGTCTGTGGAGCTGGGTGAAGGACGAGGATCACGTCGAGAAGGCTTTCGACTTCGCGGGCATGGGCGCCCGCAACGGCCTGACCGCCGTGACCATGGTTCAGGCCGGTTTGACCGGCGTTCATGACGTCCTCGATGGCACGCATAACCTGTTCATTGCGCTGTCCACGGATCCGAAGCCGGAAGAGATGCTCGCCGGTCTCGGCAGCCGCTTCTACGTCACTGAAACGGCGATCAAGACATTCTCGGTCGGCTATCCCATCCAGTCGCCTCTCGACGCCATCCTGACCCTGCGCAAGCAGAATGGCCTGACGCCGGGCAATGTGAAGAGCATCCTTGTCAAGATCCCGACCGATGCGACAGGGATCGTCGGCACCAGCGCGATGCCCGACGTCAACTGCCCGCATCTGGTGGCGGTCGCACTCGTCAAGGGTGCCGTGTCGTTCGTCGACAGCCATGACCAGGCACTGATGAAGGATTCCAAGATCCTTGAGCAGCGCGCCAAGGTAACCGTGGTCGGCGATAAGGCTCTGATGGACCCTGCCGCGCCGCGCGGCGCCATCGTCGAGGTGGAGATGATGGATGGCAAGAAGGTGGAGCACTTCACCAAGTTTCCGCCCGGCACCAAGGAAAATCCGCTGAGCACTGATGCGGTGAGTGCGAAGACACGCGATCTCATCGCGCCGGTTCTCGGGGCCGAAAAGGCGAAGAAGCTGATCGATCAGATCAACAATCTGGAGAAGGTCAAGGATATCCGCTCGCTGCGGCCACTGTTCACGGCCTGA
- a CDS encoding MmgE/PrpD family protein — protein MAYTNRRTILQAAAALPALAAAGRGVLAAEPAASEAPKKVASVAPPHVTQILAHYIVNAKYDDLPANVRKEGVRTLLNWVGVAIGGSHHQTVDIAASALAPFSGPAKASLFGRNERFDIMNAAFINGVSSHIFDYDDTHLKTIIHPAGPVASAILAIAEMKPVSGKDFLNALVLGIETECRIGNAVYPNHYDVGWHITGTAGVFGSAAAAGKLLGLNEQQMIWALGLAASQPVGLRESFGSMNKSFNPGRAASNGIFAAILASKNYTGSDGMIEAKRGWANAISTKQDYAEITEGLGKRYESALNTYKPFACGIVLHPLIDAAIQLRNENKLTPDMIKQVDVKVHPLVLELTGKKTPKEGLEGKFSVYHAVAIAFIEGAGGEKQFSDGAVRDAKTIELRGKVVPTVDQSIKPEQVEMSVELNDGRVLKKRIEHAIGSLEKPMSDADLERKFKDLAEGILPHKQAAKVMDLCWKVESLASAGDIARAGAKSGA, from the coding sequence ATGGCGTACACCAATCGCAGGACCATCTTGCAGGCAGCTGCTGCGCTCCCGGCTCTGGCTGCAGCGGGGCGTGGTGTCTTGGCTGCAGAGCCAGCTGCCAGTGAGGCGCCGAAGAAGGTCGCATCGGTTGCTCCGCCGCATGTGACGCAGATTCTCGCGCATTACATCGTCAATGCCAAATACGATGACCTTCCGGCTAATGTTCGCAAGGAAGGCGTGCGCACGCTGTTGAACTGGGTCGGTGTCGCCATTGGCGGTTCGCATCATCAGACGGTGGACATCGCGGCGTCGGCGCTGGCGCCATTCTCCGGTCCGGCGAAGGCCTCGCTGTTCGGGCGCAACGAACGCTTCGACATCATGAACGCCGCTTTCATCAATGGTGTCTCAAGTCACATCTTCGATTATGACGACACCCATCTGAAGACGATCATTCATCCGGCTGGTCCAGTCGCATCTGCGATTCTGGCGATTGCGGAAATGAAGCCGGTGTCCGGCAAGGATTTCCTCAATGCGCTGGTGCTCGGTATCGAGACCGAATGCCGGATCGGCAATGCCGTTTATCCGAACCACTATGACGTTGGCTGGCACATCACCGGCACCGCTGGCGTATTTGGCTCGGCCGCCGCGGCTGGCAAGCTGCTCGGTCTCAACGAACAGCAGATGATCTGGGCGCTGGGGCTCGCGGCCTCGCAGCCTGTGGGCCTGCGGGAGTCCTTCGGTTCGATGAACAAGAGCTTCAATCCCGGCCGTGCTGCCAGCAACGGCATCTTTGCCGCTATCCTTGCGTCAAAGAATTACACCGGCTCCGATGGCATGATCGAGGCCAAGCGCGGCTGGGCCAATGCCATCAGCACCAAGCAGGACTATGCCGAGATCACCGAGGGGCTCGGCAAGCGTTACGAGTCAGCGCTCAACACCTACAAGCCGTTTGCCTGCGGCATCGTCCTGCATCCGCTGATCGACGCGGCGATCCAGCTCAGGAATGAGAACAAGCTGACGCCGGATATGATCAAACAGGTCGACGTGAAGGTTCATCCGCTGGTGCTCGAGCTTACCGGCAAGAAGACCCCCAAGGAGGGGCTCGAAGGAAAATTCAGCGTCTATCATGCGGTTGCCATCGCCTTTATCGAAGGCGCCGGCGGCGAGAAGCAGTTCAGCGATGGGGCGGTGCGCGACGCGAAGACGATCGAATTGCGCGGCAAAGTCGTTCCGACTGTCGATCAATCGATCAAGCCGGAACAGGTCGAGATGTCCGTCGAGTTGAATGACGGGCGCGTGCTCAAGAAGCGGATCGAGCACGCCATTGGCAGCCTTGAGAAGCCCATGAGCGATGCCGATCTCGAACGCAAGTTCAAGGATCTCGCTGAAGGAATCCTGCCGCACAAACAGGCGGCAAAGGTGATGGATCTGTGCTGGAAAGTCGAAAGCCTGGCCAGCGCAGGTGACATCGCTCGGGCAGGCGCAAAGTCAGGCGCTTAG
- a CDS encoding amidohydrolase family protein, with amino-acid sequence MHRRDVLAAMASLGLTNVIGSRIAQAADEPAIPTIAGPDLNTIPPKFRAPAGSVDTHTHIFGPAAVYPFSPKRPYSPPDAPLEMFRKLHEAIGVERAVIVNATVHGFDNRVVIDAIAQSGGKYRGVANVNNSMSEADLMALDKGGIRACRFAFLKRLGGVGDMKVFRTLVDRVAAIGWHVDIYLEAGTVREFVPILKALPVTYVIDHMGTISAAKGLDDPEFKALLDLQASDDKCWMKITGLERASAGAAPFHDSVLFAKQLIDNAPDRVLWGTDWPHPNVKIMPNDGTLVDLIPLYAPDPAVQRKLLVTNPEKLFKFAPVT; translated from the coding sequence ATGCACCGACGTGACGTTCTGGCCGCGATGGCATCACTTGGCCTCACAAATGTGATTGGAAGCCGAATAGCGCAGGCTGCCGACGAACCCGCAATCCCCACCATTGCAGGCCCCGATCTCAATACAATTCCTCCAAAATTCCGCGCGCCCGCCGGAAGCGTCGATACACATACACACATCTTTGGCCCTGCCGCGGTGTATCCATTCTCGCCCAAGCGCCCCTACTCGCCGCCTGACGCTCCGCTTGAGATGTTTCGCAAGCTGCATGAAGCGATCGGCGTCGAACGCGCCGTCATCGTCAATGCGACCGTCCATGGGTTTGACAACCGCGTGGTGATCGACGCGATCGCGCAGAGCGGCGGCAAGTACAGGGGCGTCGCCAATGTGAACAACAGCATGTCGGAAGCCGATCTCATGGCGCTCGACAAAGGCGGCATCCGCGCCTGCCGCTTCGCCTTCCTCAAACGACTTGGCGGCGTCGGCGACATGAAGGTCTTCCGTACGCTGGTCGACCGCGTCGCCGCCATCGGCTGGCATGTGGACATTTATCTCGAAGCCGGCACAGTCCGTGAGTTCGTGCCGATCCTGAAAGCGCTCCCGGTGACTTACGTGATCGATCACATGGGGACGATCAGCGCCGCCAAGGGCCTCGACGATCCCGAATTCAAGGCACTGCTCGATCTGCAGGCCAGCGACGATAAGTGCTGGATGAAAATTACAGGTCTCGAACGCGCCTCGGCTGGCGCAGCGCCATTCCATGACTCCGTGCTGTTCGCGAAGCAGTTGATCGACAATGCGCCGGACCGCGTGTTGTGGGGCACCGACTGGCCGCATCCGAATGTCAAGATCATGCCCAATGACGGCACGTTGGTGGATCTGATCCCGCTTTACGCGCCGGATCCTGCGGTTCAACGCAAACTGCTGGTGACCAACCCAGAGAAGCTGTTCAAGTTCGCGCCGGTGACGTAA
- the arsC gene encoding arsenate reductase (glutaredoxin) (This arsenate reductase requires both glutathione and glutaredoxin to convert arsenate to arsenite, after which the efflux transporter formed by ArsA and ArsB can extrude the arsenite from the cell, providing resistance.), producing MAVTIFHNPSCGTSRNTLAMIRQSGIEPVVIDYLKTPLDRDRLQVLANAIGGARELLREKEGVYGELGLADPALGDDALIDAIIAHPILMNRPIVETPKGTRLCRPADVVLGLL from the coding sequence ATGGCGGTCACCATCTTCCACAATCCCTCCTGCGGGACATCGCGCAATACGCTCGCGATGATCCGGCAGAGTGGGATTGAGCCGGTGGTAATCGACTATCTCAAGACACCGCTGGATCGTGATCGGCTCCAAGTGTTAGCGAATGCCATAGGCGGCGCTCGTGAACTGCTGCGCGAGAAGGAAGGTGTCTATGGCGAGCTTGGGCTTGCTGATCCCGCGCTCGGCGATGACGCCCTGATCGACGCGATCATCGCGCATCCGATCCTGATGAACCGACCCATCGTCGAGACGCCGAAGGGCACGCGATTGTGCCGGCCGGCAGATGTGGTGCTGGGGCTGCTCTAG